Sequence from the Clostridium botulinum genome:
AATTATGGGTAGCTCTTGCTGAAGGTGAAAGAGAGTTAGGTTTAAATATAACAGAGGAACAAATAAATGAATTAAGATCAAATATTTATAATATAAATTATGAAGAAGCTATAAAAAAAGAAAAAGAAGTAAGACATGACGTAATGAGTCACGTGTACGCATACGGGTTACAATGTCCAACTGCTAAGGGGATAATCCATCTTGGAGCTACTTCTTGTTACGTAGGCGATAATACAGATGTAATAATAATGAGAGATGCGCTTTTATTAATAAAGGATAAGATTGTAACAGTGTTAAATCATTTAAAGAATTTTGCTATTCAATATAAAGATTTACCTACATTAGGATTTACACATTATCAACCAGCTCAATTAACTACAGTAGGAAAAAGAGCGACTTTATGGATGCAAGATTTAGTTATGGATATTGAAAATATTGATTTTGTAATACATAGTTTAAAATTAAGGGGCGTAAAAGGAACAACAGGAACTCAAGCTAGTTTTATGGAATTATTTGATGGTGATGAAGAAAAAGTTAAAAAATTAGATAAAATGATAGCAGAAAAAATGGGATTTGATAAGAGTTTTGGAGTTACAGGTCAAACTTATCCAAGAAAGCTTGATTCAATAGTTTTAAATACATTATCAGAAATTGCTCAAAGTGCTTATAAATTTAGTAATGATTTAAGATTACTTCAAAGCATGAAAGAGATGGAAGAACCTTTTGAAAAAAATCAAATAGGATCATCAGCAATGGCTTATAAGAGAAATCCTATGAGAAGTGAAAGAATTAGCGCATTAGCTAGATATGTAATAGTAGATGCTTTAAATCCAGCAATAACAGCAGGAACTCAATGGTTTGAAAGAACATTAGATGATTCAGCTAATAAGAGATTATCAGTTGCAGAAGGATTCTTAGCTTTAGATGGAGTATTAAATCTTTATATGAACATAGCTGAAAATATGGTGGTATATGATAAAGTTATAGCATCACATGTAGCTAGTGAATTGCCATTTATGGCTACTGAAAACATAATGATGGAAGCAGTAAAAAGAGGGCAAGACAGACAAGAATTACATGAAAAAATAAGAGTTCATTCAATGGCAGCTGCTCAAAGAGTTAAAGGCGAGGGATTAGATAATGATTTAATAGAAAGAATAATAAGTGATAATTCATTTGGACTTACTAAAGAAGAAATATTATCAATAATAGATGCTAAAAAATTTGTTGGTAGAGCACCAAGTCAAGTAGTAGAATTTATTGATGAATATGTAAACCCTATTATAGAGAGTAATGAAAAATCTTTAAAAATTAAAAGTGAAATAACTGTTTAAATAATTTAAATATATAGGATATCTTAGTTTTAATCATTCTAAGATATCCTATTTTTTTGAAAAACAAAATCTTATAATTGCTAACTTAAATATATTAATTTATATTTAAATACAGTATAAAATTTAAGAAAAGATTTTAATATATCTCAATCGCTCTTATTTTAGGATACATTATGGGGTAGGTTAGACTTAAAGGATAGTTTAATTTATTATAACTATGACAGCAATATAAATAATCTCCATCTGGTAGAATGTGAGTTATTAAACCAGAATGGAAGAAACGTCCTATTTTAGGCGTATAAAATTGTACTATAGTACCCTTTTTAAATGGTGAATTTTTATTAACTTCAAATCCAAGTTTGTTTTTTATAATGTATGAATATAATTCTTCAACTCTAACCCAAGCATTACTATAAGGATTCCATGAATTAGAAGTTTTTAGTCCACCAAAATGAAGTGATTGGGAAATAAAATTAGTACAATCTCCCCCTACACCATCAAAGGAGGTATAATCCTTATTAGGAATCAACGCAAATTCTTCTGCATATTCACAAGCTTTTAATGGGTCATAAGAAAAACTTCTATCAAAAGTATAAGGTGTTCTGTAACAATTAGTATTTTCTAGATATTTTTTATATAGACGTTCTAAAACTTTTATTTTAGAACTCCAGATACCTAATTTATTAGAATCAATAATGTTAGTCATTTGGAGCAGGTCTTTTTTTAGTATATCTTCATACAATTGAGGATCTTCTTCTTTATTGACTAAAAATATTATTTTTAGTTTGTGATTGATTTTATTTAAGATAAGTATATACTCATCTAATGAATATGATATTATCCCTTTAGGAGAATTGATTAAAGTAAATGATTGTAGGTAATTGAATTTTATTTTAAGTAAGGTATGATTTTTTTCAATTATGTTAAATTTATATTTATGTTTTAAATTATTTATTTGTTGATTTAGTTTTTTTTGCCATAAAGAATTAAAGCATTTTTTTAAGTATAAGTCTTCAAAAATATTATCACTTATATTATATTTTTCTTTTGAAAGTAAATTAAATTTATCATATGGCGTAGATAAGATCTTAAAAAAATAGTATAAATCTATTGATAACAATATATCACCACCTAAGTAAAAACTAGTATTTAATTTATAAAAAATACATTTACAGATATATATGAAAAAAAGTTTATAGATATTGCTAAAAAGTATTAAAAAATATTTTTTATATTATATGATATAATTAAGTGGTTGTATTACGTATAGTACTTGCTGATAATACAATTAAAATATATAATATAAAGGTATCAAAAAATAGAGAACAATATTTTAATTATAAGATATTTTAATTATATTAGTTAATAATGAATCCTTATGAGAGATTTAAAAAAAGGAGTTATAAAAATAATGCAAAATTTACCTAACTCAATAGTTGAAAAATACGAAGAAATTTTTGAAAAGATAAGAGTCTTTTCAAATCAATATCTTAATGAACAATATGAAAAGATTTGTATAAAAGCGTTACATGATTTAGGAATGAATCATGAAGATTCATTAAAAAAGGGAAAAAGCTCTTCATGGGCAGCAGGAGTTGTTCATGCAATTGGAACAGTGAATAA
This genomic interval carries:
- a CDS encoding amidase domain-containing protein; this translates as MLSIDLYYFFKILSTPYDKFNLLSKEKYNISDNIFEDLYLKKCFNSLWQKKLNQQINNLKHKYKFNIIEKNHTLLKIKFNYLQSFTLINSPKGIISYSLDEYILILNKINHKLKIIFLVNKEEDPQLYEDILKKDLLQMTNIIDSNKLGIWSSKIKVLERLYKKYLENTNCYRTPYTFDRSFSYDPLKACEYAEEFALIPNKDYTSFDGVGGDCTNFISQSLHFGGLKTSNSWNPYSNAWVRVEELYSYIIKNKLGFEVNKNSPFKKGTIVQFYTPKIGRFFHSGLITHILPDGDYLYCCHSYNKLNYPLSLTYPIMYPKIRAIEIY
- the purB gene encoding adenylosuccinate lyase; the encoded protein is MRNLYSTPLNSRYASKEMSFIFSDDMKFTTWRKLWVALAEGERELGLNITEEQINELRSNIYNINYEEAIKKEKEVRHDVMSHVYAYGLQCPTAKGIIHLGATSCYVGDNTDVIIMRDALLLIKDKIVTVLNHLKNFAIQYKDLPTLGFTHYQPAQLTTVGKRATLWMQDLVMDIENIDFVIHSLKLRGVKGTTGTQASFMELFDGDEEKVKKLDKMIAEKMGFDKSFGVTGQTYPRKLDSIVLNTLSEIAQSAYKFSNDLRLLQSMKEMEEPFEKNQIGSSAMAYKRNPMRSERISALARYVIVDALNPAITAGTQWFERTLDDSANKRLSVAEGFLALDGVLNLYMNIAENMVVYDKVIASHVASELPFMATENIMMEAVKRGQDRQELHEKIRVHSMAAAQRVKGEGLDNDLIERIISDNSFGLTKEEILSIIDAKKFVGRAPSQVVEFIDEYVNPIIESNEKSLKIKSEITV